The following proteins come from a genomic window of Sardina pilchardus chromosome 1, fSarPil1.1, whole genome shotgun sequence:
- the LOC134083343 gene encoding B-cell receptor CD22-like isoform X2 produces MMVQYIRYISLVFSVLLIQGFSCQEWNVNFTHDHICAVSGSSVVMPCSFTHPPNLRVTKLFWTIHPQPNIEPNNLLDNPNYQDRLLNSTYIGNICTLTLRKVKLADTGEYHPRIITENENQKWLQRPGLHLTVTDLSVWIPRPVTEGIDVKMICNMSCGSEGNPRVIWKKNGEVLPFQEGNDNDLILVNVNTGQEGDYSCTLKGFEEHSSPLVNLAIMFAPKNTSISVNPSHLVFEGDSVNFTCSSDANPPVENYTWFKVNESTPVGSGQQYSITNIRPEDGGQYYCEARNDIGAGNSLPVLITVLPENQTYVAFVIVGVIVAAIVGISCTLIHMIRGQTKEEFQISAGRRAAGSPSVEAAGAPEDDTQYSTIQPHSPGQTEDTQTQEEKEEEEEEEEEDEVQYVTVHIRRPKESSPPVQPEEAITTIYSTVPAIKEPKQNKQKKAISRMSVATEPL; encoded by the exons ATGATGGTGCAATATATCCGCTATATATCTTTGGTTTTCTCTGTGCTTTTGATCCAAG GATTTTCTTGTCAGGAATGGAACGTAAACTTTACTCATGACCACATATGTGCTGTGAGTGGATCCTCAGTGGTCATGCCCTgctcattcactcatccacccaatCTCAGGGTGACTAAACTCTTCTGGACCATACATCCTCAACCAAATATAGAGCCCAACAATCTGTTAGATAACCCAAATTACCAGGATCGACTCTTGAACAGTACATATATTGGCAATATCTGCACACTGACCCTGAGAAAGGTGAAGCTTGCAGATACAGGAGAGTATCACCCCAGAATTATTACTGAAAATGAAAACCAAAAATGGCTTCAACGACCTGGACTGCATTTGACAGTAACAG ACCTCTCTGTGTGGATTCCCAGGCCAGTGACTGAAGGAATTGATGTGAAGATGATCTGCAACATGTCCTGTGGATCGGAAGGTAACCCAAGAGTGATTTGGAAGAAGAATGGAGAAGTGTTACCTTTTCAAGAAGGAAATGATAATGACCTCATCCTCGTCAATGTCAATACTGGACAGGAGGGTGACTATTCATGTACACTGAAGGGTTTTGAGGAACATTCATCTCCATTAGTGAACCTTGCCATCATGT TTGCACCAAAGAACACCTCCATTTCAGTGAACCCATCTCATCTTGTTTTTGAGGGGGATTCAGTGAATttcacctgcagcagtgatgccaatCCACCAGTGGAGAACTACACCTGGTTTAAGGTGAATGAGTCCACTCCAGTAGGATCAGGACAGCAGTACAGCATCACTAACATCAGGCCTGAGGATGGAGGACAGTACTACTGTGAGGCCAGGAATGACATTGGTGCTGGAAACTCACTTCCTGTGCTCATCACAG TCCTACCAGAAAACCAAACCTATGTTGCATTTGTCATCGTCGGCGTCATTGTAGCTGCGATTGTGGGCATCTCATGCACTCTCATTCACATGATTAG AGGCCAGACTAAGGAAGAG TTCCAGATATCTGCGGGGAGAAGAGCAGCTGGCTCCCCCAGTGTTGAGGCTGCAGGAGCACCAGAGGATGATACACAGTACTCCACCATCCAGCCCCACAGCCCTGGACAGACCGAAGACACTCAGacgcaggaggagaaggaggaggaggaggaggaagaggaagaggatgaggtcCAGTATGTCACTGTGCACATCCGCAGACCAAAAGAGTCAAG TCCCCCTGTCCAACCAGAGGAGGCGATCACCACCATCTATTCTACTGTGCCAGCCATAAAGGAGCCTAAGCAGAACAAACAGAAGAAGGCCATATCCAGGATGTCTGTAGCaacagagcccctttag
- the LOC134083343 gene encoding B-cell receptor CD22-like isoform X3 has protein sequence MMVQYIRYISLVFSVLLIQGFSCQEWNVNFTHDHICAVSGSSVVMPCSFTHPPNLRVTKLFWTIHPQPNIEPNNLLDNPNYQDRLLNSTYIGNICTLTLRKVKLADTGEYHPRIITENENQKWLQRPGLHLTVTDLSVWIPRPVTEGIDVKMICNMSCGSEGNPRVIWKKNGEVLPFQEGNDNDLILVNVNTGQEGDYSCTLKGFEEHSSPLVNLAIMLNFTCSSDANPPVENYTWFKVNESTPVGSGQQYSITNIRPEDGGQYYCEARNDIGAGNSLPVLITGMGKQVLPENQTYVAFVIVGVIVAAIVGISCTLIHMIRGQTKEEFQISAGRRAAGSPSVEAAGAPEDDTQYSTIQPHSPGQTEDTQTQEEKEEEEEEEEEDEVQYVTVHIRRPKESSPPVQPEEAITTIYSTVPAIKEPKQNKQKKAISRMSVATEPL, from the exons ATGATGGTGCAATATATCCGCTATATATCTTTGGTTTTCTCTGTGCTTTTGATCCAAG GATTTTCTTGTCAGGAATGGAACGTAAACTTTACTCATGACCACATATGTGCTGTGAGTGGATCCTCAGTGGTCATGCCCTgctcattcactcatccacccaatCTCAGGGTGACTAAACTCTTCTGGACCATACATCCTCAACCAAATATAGAGCCCAACAATCTGTTAGATAACCCAAATTACCAGGATCGACTCTTGAACAGTACATATATTGGCAATATCTGCACACTGACCCTGAGAAAGGTGAAGCTTGCAGATACAGGAGAGTATCACCCCAGAATTATTACTGAAAATGAAAACCAAAAATGGCTTCAACGACCTGGACTGCATTTGACAGTAACAG ACCTCTCTGTGTGGATTCCCAGGCCAGTGACTGAAGGAATTGATGTGAAGATGATCTGCAACATGTCCTGTGGATCGGAAGGTAACCCAAGAGTGATTTGGAAGAAGAATGGAGAAGTGTTACCTTTTCAAGAAGGAAATGATAATGACCTCATCCTCGTCAATGTCAATACTGGACAGGAGGGTGACTATTCATGTACACTGAAGGGTTTTGAGGAACATTCATCTCCATTAGTGAACCTTGCCATCATGT TGAATttcacctgcagcagtgatgccaatCCACCAGTGGAGAACTACACCTGGTTTAAGGTGAATGAGTCCACTCCAGTAGGATCAGGACAGCAGTACAGCATCACTAACATCAGGCCTGAGGATGGAGGACAGTACTACTGTGAGGCCAGGAATGACATTGGTGCTGGAAACTCACTTCCTGTGCTCATCACAGGTATGGGTAAACAAG TCCTACCAGAAAACCAAACCTATGTTGCATTTGTCATCGTCGGCGTCATTGTAGCTGCGATTGTGGGCATCTCATGCACTCTCATTCACATGATTAG AGGCCAGACTAAGGAAGAG TTCCAGATATCTGCGGGGAGAAGAGCAGCTGGCTCCCCCAGTGTTGAGGCTGCAGGAGCACCAGAGGATGATACACAGTACTCCACCATCCAGCCCCACAGCCCTGGACAGACCGAAGACACTCAGacgcaggaggagaaggaggaggaggaggaggaagaggaagaggatgaggtcCAGTATGTCACTGTGCACATCCGCAGACCAAAAGAGTCAAG TCCCCCTGTCCAACCAGAGGAGGCGATCACCACCATCTATTCTACTGTGCCAGCCATAAAGGAGCCTAAGCAGAACAAACAGAAGAAGGCCATATCCAGGATGTCTGTAGCaacagagcccctttag
- the LOC134083343 gene encoding B-cell receptor CD22-like isoform X1: protein MMVQYIRYISLVFSVLLIQGFSCQEWNVNFTHDHICAVSGSSVVMPCSFTHPPNLRVTKLFWTIHPQPNIEPNNLLDNPNYQDRLLNSTYIGNICTLTLRKVKLADTGEYHPRIITENENQKWLQRPGLHLTVTDLSVWIPRPVTEGIDVKMICNMSCGSEGNPRVIWKKNGEVLPFQEGNDNDLILVNVNTGQEGDYSCTLKGFEEHSSPLVNLAIMFAPKNTSISVNPSHLVFEGDSVNFTCSSDANPPVENYTWFKVNESTPVGSGQQYSITNIRPEDGGQYYCEARNDIGAGNSLPVLITGMGKQVLPENQTYVAFVIVGVIVAAIVGISCTLIHMIRGQTKEEFQISAGRRAAGSPSVEAAGAPEDDTQYSTIQPHSPGQTEDTQTQEEKEEEEEEEEEDEVQYVTVHIRRPKESSPPVQPEEAITTIYSTVPAIKEPKQNKQKKAISRMSVATEPL from the exons ATGATGGTGCAATATATCCGCTATATATCTTTGGTTTTCTCTGTGCTTTTGATCCAAG GATTTTCTTGTCAGGAATGGAACGTAAACTTTACTCATGACCACATATGTGCTGTGAGTGGATCCTCAGTGGTCATGCCCTgctcattcactcatccacccaatCTCAGGGTGACTAAACTCTTCTGGACCATACATCCTCAACCAAATATAGAGCCCAACAATCTGTTAGATAACCCAAATTACCAGGATCGACTCTTGAACAGTACATATATTGGCAATATCTGCACACTGACCCTGAGAAAGGTGAAGCTTGCAGATACAGGAGAGTATCACCCCAGAATTATTACTGAAAATGAAAACCAAAAATGGCTTCAACGACCTGGACTGCATTTGACAGTAACAG ACCTCTCTGTGTGGATTCCCAGGCCAGTGACTGAAGGAATTGATGTGAAGATGATCTGCAACATGTCCTGTGGATCGGAAGGTAACCCAAGAGTGATTTGGAAGAAGAATGGAGAAGTGTTACCTTTTCAAGAAGGAAATGATAATGACCTCATCCTCGTCAATGTCAATACTGGACAGGAGGGTGACTATTCATGTACACTGAAGGGTTTTGAGGAACATTCATCTCCATTAGTGAACCTTGCCATCATGT TTGCACCAAAGAACACCTCCATTTCAGTGAACCCATCTCATCTTGTTTTTGAGGGGGATTCAGTGAATttcacctgcagcagtgatgccaatCCACCAGTGGAGAACTACACCTGGTTTAAGGTGAATGAGTCCACTCCAGTAGGATCAGGACAGCAGTACAGCATCACTAACATCAGGCCTGAGGATGGAGGACAGTACTACTGTGAGGCCAGGAATGACATTGGTGCTGGAAACTCACTTCCTGTGCTCATCACAGGTATGGGTAAACAAG TCCTACCAGAAAACCAAACCTATGTTGCATTTGTCATCGTCGGCGTCATTGTAGCTGCGATTGTGGGCATCTCATGCACTCTCATTCACATGATTAG AGGCCAGACTAAGGAAGAG TTCCAGATATCTGCGGGGAGAAGAGCAGCTGGCTCCCCCAGTGTTGAGGCTGCAGGAGCACCAGAGGATGATACACAGTACTCCACCATCCAGCCCCACAGCCCTGGACAGACCGAAGACACTCAGacgcaggaggagaaggaggaggaggaggaggaagaggaagaggatgaggtcCAGTATGTCACTGTGCACATCCGCAGACCAAAAGAGTCAAG TCCCCCTGTCCAACCAGAGGAGGCGATCACCACCATCTATTCTACTGTGCCAGCCATAAAGGAGCCTAAGCAGAACAAACAGAAGAAGGCCATATCCAGGATGTCTGTAGCaacagagcccctttag
- the LOC134083343 gene encoding B-cell receptor CD22-like isoform X4, whose protein sequence is MPCSFTHPPNLRVTKLFWTIHPQPNIEPNNLLDNPNYQDRLLNSTYIGNICTLTLRKVKLADTGEYHPRIITENENQKWLQRPGLHLTVTDLSVWIPRPVTEGIDVKMICNMSCGSEGNPRVIWKKNGEVLPFQEGNDNDLILVNVNTGQEGDYSCTLKGFEEHSSPLVNLAIMFAPKNTSISVNPSHLVFEGDSVNFTCSSDANPPVENYTWFKVNESTPVGSGQQYSITNIRPEDGGQYYCEARNDIGAGNSLPVLITGMGKQVLPENQTYVAFVIVGVIVAAIVGISCTLIHMIRGQTKEEFQISAGRRAAGSPSVEAAGAPEDDTQYSTIQPHSPGQTEDTQTQEEKEEEEEEEEEDEVQYVTVHIRRPKESSPPVQPEEAITTIYSTVPAIKEPKQNKQKKAISRMSVATEPL, encoded by the exons ATGCCCTgctcattcactcatccacccaatCTCAGGGTGACTAAACTCTTCTGGACCATACATCCTCAACCAAATATAGAGCCCAACAATCTGTTAGATAACCCAAATTACCAGGATCGACTCTTGAACAGTACATATATTGGCAATATCTGCACACTGACCCTGAGAAAGGTGAAGCTTGCAGATACAGGAGAGTATCACCCCAGAATTATTACTGAAAATGAAAACCAAAAATGGCTTCAACGACCTGGACTGCATTTGACAGTAACAG ACCTCTCTGTGTGGATTCCCAGGCCAGTGACTGAAGGAATTGATGTGAAGATGATCTGCAACATGTCCTGTGGATCGGAAGGTAACCCAAGAGTGATTTGGAAGAAGAATGGAGAAGTGTTACCTTTTCAAGAAGGAAATGATAATGACCTCATCCTCGTCAATGTCAATACTGGACAGGAGGGTGACTATTCATGTACACTGAAGGGTTTTGAGGAACATTCATCTCCATTAGTGAACCTTGCCATCATGT TTGCACCAAAGAACACCTCCATTTCAGTGAACCCATCTCATCTTGTTTTTGAGGGGGATTCAGTGAATttcacctgcagcagtgatgccaatCCACCAGTGGAGAACTACACCTGGTTTAAGGTGAATGAGTCCACTCCAGTAGGATCAGGACAGCAGTACAGCATCACTAACATCAGGCCTGAGGATGGAGGACAGTACTACTGTGAGGCCAGGAATGACATTGGTGCTGGAAACTCACTTCCTGTGCTCATCACAGGTATGGGTAAACAAG TCCTACCAGAAAACCAAACCTATGTTGCATTTGTCATCGTCGGCGTCATTGTAGCTGCGATTGTGGGCATCTCATGCACTCTCATTCACATGATTAG AGGCCAGACTAAGGAAGAG TTCCAGATATCTGCGGGGAGAAGAGCAGCTGGCTCCCCCAGTGTTGAGGCTGCAGGAGCACCAGAGGATGATACACAGTACTCCACCATCCAGCCCCACAGCCCTGGACAGACCGAAGACACTCAGacgcaggaggagaaggaggaggaggaggaggaagaggaagaggatgaggtcCAGTATGTCACTGTGCACATCCGCAGACCAAAAGAGTCAAG TCCCCCTGTCCAACCAGAGGAGGCGATCACCACCATCTATTCTACTGTGCCAGCCATAAAGGAGCCTAAGCAGAACAAACAGAAGAAGGCCATATCCAGGATGTCTGTAGCaacagagcccctttag
- the LOC134076949 gene encoding B-cell receptor CD22-like, with translation MTESHPPKYVVLSLLLIQGTFGQQWGINITDVHICAVRGSSMIMLCSFMHPPGLRVTKVFWTINPQRHTEPTNLLDIPQYKDRVVYSADIGNNCTLTLRELTVADAGVYHLRIVTEQDKEKWLQQPGFRLTVTDLSVWILGPVLAGNEVEVSCNNSCELEDNATVLWKKNGQDVSGDQTTYGRLLLTNVSTEADGDYSCALMGFDGHPSATVDLKVMFPPKDTSVSVSPSSETLEGSSVSLTCSSDANPPVENYTWFKVGDSTPVGSGQQYSISYIRSEDGGQYYCEARNEHGAENSTAVSITVTDIVRQRYTAFVIIGILILGIVSLSCTIHWIRGRSGDEDPQGHVDTSEGSKAQDCTTQYASVRLISPVHRYLMATQVLFL, from the exons ATGACTGAAAGTCACCCACCTAAGTATGTGGTCCTCAGTCTGCTTCTGATTCAAG GCACTTTTGGTCAACAATGGGGAATAAACATTACTGATGTCCACATCTGTGCTGTGAGAGGATCATCAATGATCATGCTCTGCTCATTCATGCATCCGCCTGGCCTTAGAGTGACCAAAGTCTTCTGGACCATAAATCCTCAGAGACATACAGAGCCCACTAACCTGTTAGATATCCCACAATACAAGGATCGAGTCGTGTACAGTGCAGACATCGGCAACAACTGCACACTGACTCTGAGAGAGTTGACTGTGGCAGATGCAGGAGTGTATCACCTACGGATTGTTACTGAACAAGATAAGGAAAAATGGCTGCAGCAACCTGGCTTCCGTTTGACAGTAACAG ACCTCTCTGTTTGGATTCTCGGGCCAGTGCTTGCAGGCAATGAGGTGGAGGTGAGCTGTAATAACTCCTGTGAATTGGAGGACAATGCCACTGtattatggaaaaaaaatggtCAAGATGTTTCTGGTGATCAAACAACATATGGCAGACTCCTCCTTACCAATGTCAGTACTGAGGCGGATGGCGACTATTCCTGTGCGCTGATGGGCTTTGATGGACACCCATCTGCCACAGTGGATCTTAAAGTCATGT TTCCTCCCAAGGACACCTCAGTATCAGTCAGTCCCTCTAGTGAAACATTGGAGGGAAGTTCAGTGagtctgacctgcagcagtgatgccaacccaccagtgGAGAACTACACCTGGTTTAAGGTGGGTGATTCCACCCCAGTAGGATCAGGACAGCAGTACAGCATCAGTTACATCAGATCTGAGGATGGAGGACAGTACTACTGTGAGGCCAGGAATGAACATGGAGCTGAGAATTCTACTGCTGTGTCCATTACAGTTACAGATATCG TAAGACAACGATATACAGCATTTGTCATTATTGGCATCCTTATTCTTGGAATTGTGAGTTTGTCTTGCACAATACATTGGATTAG AGGGAGAAGTGGCGACGAAGACCCTCAAGGACATGTTGAC ACTTCTGAGGGGAGCAAAGCTCAGGACTGCACTACCCAGTATGCTAGCGTCCGACTCATCAGTCCCGTGCACAG ATATCTGATGGCGACACAGGTGCTGTTTCTCTGA